The following proteins come from a genomic window of Megalops cyprinoides isolate fMegCyp1 chromosome 6, fMegCyp1.pri, whole genome shotgun sequence:
- the cry3b gene encoding cryptochrome circadian regulator 3b isoform X1, whose product MAPNSIHWFRKGLRLHDNPALREAVRGAATVRCVYFLDPWFAGSSNLGVNRWRFLLQCLEDLDASLRKLNSRLFVIRGQPANVFPRLFKEWKISRLTFEYDSEPFGKERDAAIRKLAMEAGVEVIVKTSHTLYDLDKIIELNGGQPPLTYKRFQTLISRMDPPELPVEPLSDAFMGRCVTPVGDDHGDKYGVPSLEELGFDTEGLPSAVWPGGETEALTRIERHLERKAWVANFERPRMNANSLLASPTGLSPYLRFGCLSCRLFYFKLTDLYRKVKKNSSPPLSLYGQLLWREFFYTAATNNPRFDKMEGNPICVRIPWDWNAEALAKWAEARTGFPWIDAIMTQLRQEGWIHHLARHAVACFLTRGDLWISWEEGMKVFEEMLLDADWSVNAGSWMWLSCSSFFQQFFHCYCPVGFGRRTDPNGDFIRRYLPVLRGFPAKYIYDPWNAPHSVQTAAKCIIGIHYPKPMVNHAEASRLNIERMKQIYQQLSRYRGLGLLASVPSNHNGNGNGNGNGHGNGSGHGSGNGAMMAYSPGEQQPGISTPHGATVSGVNGSSSILLNFGGDERPGPSGMQQHGYHTVSDQGQGVAGGHRLYQPSSSHEFAVPQHPGRLGHAAGSGTGKREREAERESGADSDPPSSALKVQRPNSEKSGDLQDVNMVSF is encoded by the exons ATGGCCCCGAATTCCATCCACTGGTTCCGGAAAGGCCTGCGTCTCCATGACAACCCAGCGCTTCGGGAGGCTGTGCGCGGAGCAGCCACAGTGCGTTGCGTCTACTTCCTAGACCCCTGGTTCGCCGGCTCCTCCAACCTCGGGGTCAACAGGTGGAG GTTCCTCCTGCAGTGCCTGGAAGACCTCGACGCCAGCCTCCGCAAGCTCAACTCTCGCCTCTTCGTGATCCGCGGCCAACCGGCTAACGTTTTCCCCCGGCTCTTCAAG GAGTGGAAGATCTCGCGCTTGACCTTTGAGTACGACTCAGAGCCGTTCGGTAAAGAGCGGGATGCTGCCATCAGGAAGCTGGCGATGGAGGCCGGGGTGGAGGTCATCGTCAAGACTTCACACACCCTCTATGATCTCGACAA gatcATTGAGCTGAATGGCGGGCAGCCCCCGCTCACCTACAAGCGCTTCCAGACCCTCATCAGCCGCATGGACCCCCCGGAGCTGCCGGTGGAGCCGCTGTCCGACGCCTTCATGGGCCGCTGTGTCACGCCTGTTGGGGACGACCACGGGGACAAGTACGGGGTGCCCTCGCTGGAGGAGCTGG GGTTCGACACAGAAGGGCTGCCATCGGCGGTGTGGCCGGGGGGCGAGACCGAGGCGCTGACCCGGATAGAGAGACACCTGGAGAGAAAG gcGTGGGTGGCGAACTTCGAGAGGCCCAGAATGAACGCCAACTCCCTGCTGGCGAGCCCCACGGGCCTGAGCCCCTATCTGCGTTTCGGCTGTCTCTCCTGCCGCCTCTTCTACTTCAAGCTGACAGACCTCTACAGGAAG GTGAAGAAGAACAGCTCTCCGCCCCTTTCCCTGTACGGCCAGCTCCTCTGGAGAGAGTTCTTCTACACGGCCGCCACCAACAACCCACGCTTCGACAAGATGGAGGGCAACCCCATCTGCGTGCGCATCCCCTGGGACTGGAACGCCGAGGCGCTGGCCAAGTGGGCCGAGGCCAGGACCGGCTTCCCCTGGATCGACGCCATCATGACCCAGCTGCGGCAGGAGGGCTGGATCCACCACCTGGCCCGGCACGCCGTGGCCTGCTTCCTGACCCGAGGAGACCTGTGGATCAGCTGGGAGGAGGGCATGAAG GTGTTTGAGGAGATGCTGCTGGATGCGGACTGGAGCGTGAACGCGGGCAGCTGGATGTggctctcctgcagctccttcttcCAGCAGTTCTTCCACTGCTATTGCCCTGTGGGCTTCGGCCGCAGGACCGACCCCAACGGAGACTTCATAAG ACGTTACTTACCTGTCCTTCGAGGTTTCCCAGCTAAGTATATCTACGACCCCTGGAACGCCCCGCACTCCGTGCAGACCGCCGCCAAGTGCATCATTGGCATCCATTACCCCAAGCCCATGGTGAACCACGCCGAGGCCAGCCGGCTCAACATCGAGAGGATGAAGCAGATCTACCAGCAGCTGTCCCGCTACCGAGGGCTAG GCCTGCTCGCCTCAGTACCTTCCAACCACAACGGGAACGGAAACGGCAACGGGAACGGTCATGGGAACGGGAGCGGTCATGGGAGCGGGAACGGCGCCATGATGGCGTACTCTCCTGGGGAGCAGCAGCCAGGCATCTCCACACCCCACG GGGCCACGGTCTCAGGGGTGAACGGGAGCAGCAGCATTTTGCTGAACTTTGGCGGCGATGAGCGGCCCGGTCCGAGCGGAATGCAGCAGCACG GCTACCACACCGTGTCAGATCAAGGCCAAGGGGTGGCTGGCGGTCACCGGCTTTACCAGCCCAGCAGTTCGCATGAATTTGCTGTGCCACAGCATCCAG GCCGCCTGGGTCACGCGGCGGGGAGCGGCACGGGGAAGAGGGAGCGGGAGGCGGAGCGCGAGTCCGGAGCGGACAGCGACCCTCCCTCCTCCGCGCTCAAGGTACAACGGCCCAACAGCGAG aAGAGCGGTGATCTCCAGGATGTGAACATGGTATCTTTTTGA
- the cry3b gene encoding cryptochrome circadian regulator 3b isoform X3 gives MAPNSIHWFRKGLRLHDNPALREAVRGAATVRCVYFLDPWFAGSSNLGVNRWRFLLQCLEDLDASLRKLNSRLFVIRGQPANVFPRLFKEWKISRLTFEYDSEPFGKERDAAIRKLAMEAGVEVIVKTSHTLYDLDKIIELNGGQPPLTYKRFQTLISRMDPPELPVEPLSDAFMGRCVTPVGDDHGDKYGVPSLEELGFDTEGLPSAVWPGGETEALTRIERHLERKAWVANFERPRMNANSLLASPTGLSPYLRFGCLSCRLFYFKLTDLYRKVKKNSSPPLSLYGQLLWREFFYTAATNNPRFDKMEGNPICVRIPWDWNAEALAKWAEARTGFPWIDAIMTQLRQEGWIHHLARHAVACFLTRGDLWISWEEGMKVFEEMLLDADWSVNAGSWMWLSCSSFFQQFFHCYCPVGFGRRTDPNGDFIRRYLPVLRGFPAKYIYDPWNAPHSVQTAAKCIIGIHYPKPMVNHAEASRLNIERMKQIYQQLSRYRGLGLLASVPSNHNGNGNGNGNGHGNGSGHGSGNGAMMAYSPGEQQPGISTPHGYHTVSDQGQGVAGGHRLYQPSSSHEFAVPQHPGRLGHAAGSGTGKREREAERESGADSDPPSSALKVQRPNSEKSGDLQDVNMVSF, from the exons ATGGCCCCGAATTCCATCCACTGGTTCCGGAAAGGCCTGCGTCTCCATGACAACCCAGCGCTTCGGGAGGCTGTGCGCGGAGCAGCCACAGTGCGTTGCGTCTACTTCCTAGACCCCTGGTTCGCCGGCTCCTCCAACCTCGGGGTCAACAGGTGGAG GTTCCTCCTGCAGTGCCTGGAAGACCTCGACGCCAGCCTCCGCAAGCTCAACTCTCGCCTCTTCGTGATCCGCGGCCAACCGGCTAACGTTTTCCCCCGGCTCTTCAAG GAGTGGAAGATCTCGCGCTTGACCTTTGAGTACGACTCAGAGCCGTTCGGTAAAGAGCGGGATGCTGCCATCAGGAAGCTGGCGATGGAGGCCGGGGTGGAGGTCATCGTCAAGACTTCACACACCCTCTATGATCTCGACAA gatcATTGAGCTGAATGGCGGGCAGCCCCCGCTCACCTACAAGCGCTTCCAGACCCTCATCAGCCGCATGGACCCCCCGGAGCTGCCGGTGGAGCCGCTGTCCGACGCCTTCATGGGCCGCTGTGTCACGCCTGTTGGGGACGACCACGGGGACAAGTACGGGGTGCCCTCGCTGGAGGAGCTGG GGTTCGACACAGAAGGGCTGCCATCGGCGGTGTGGCCGGGGGGCGAGACCGAGGCGCTGACCCGGATAGAGAGACACCTGGAGAGAAAG gcGTGGGTGGCGAACTTCGAGAGGCCCAGAATGAACGCCAACTCCCTGCTGGCGAGCCCCACGGGCCTGAGCCCCTATCTGCGTTTCGGCTGTCTCTCCTGCCGCCTCTTCTACTTCAAGCTGACAGACCTCTACAGGAAG GTGAAGAAGAACAGCTCTCCGCCCCTTTCCCTGTACGGCCAGCTCCTCTGGAGAGAGTTCTTCTACACGGCCGCCACCAACAACCCACGCTTCGACAAGATGGAGGGCAACCCCATCTGCGTGCGCATCCCCTGGGACTGGAACGCCGAGGCGCTGGCCAAGTGGGCCGAGGCCAGGACCGGCTTCCCCTGGATCGACGCCATCATGACCCAGCTGCGGCAGGAGGGCTGGATCCACCACCTGGCCCGGCACGCCGTGGCCTGCTTCCTGACCCGAGGAGACCTGTGGATCAGCTGGGAGGAGGGCATGAAG GTGTTTGAGGAGATGCTGCTGGATGCGGACTGGAGCGTGAACGCGGGCAGCTGGATGTggctctcctgcagctccttcttcCAGCAGTTCTTCCACTGCTATTGCCCTGTGGGCTTCGGCCGCAGGACCGACCCCAACGGAGACTTCATAAG ACGTTACTTACCTGTCCTTCGAGGTTTCCCAGCTAAGTATATCTACGACCCCTGGAACGCCCCGCACTCCGTGCAGACCGCCGCCAAGTGCATCATTGGCATCCATTACCCCAAGCCCATGGTGAACCACGCCGAGGCCAGCCGGCTCAACATCGAGAGGATGAAGCAGATCTACCAGCAGCTGTCCCGCTACCGAGGGCTAG GCCTGCTCGCCTCAGTACCTTCCAACCACAACGGGAACGGAAACGGCAACGGGAACGGTCATGGGAACGGGAGCGGTCATGGGAGCGGGAACGGCGCCATGATGGCGTACTCTCCTGGGGAGCAGCAGCCAGGCATCTCCACACCCCACG GCTACCACACCGTGTCAGATCAAGGCCAAGGGGTGGCTGGCGGTCACCGGCTTTACCAGCCCAGCAGTTCGCATGAATTTGCTGTGCCACAGCATCCAG GCCGCCTGGGTCACGCGGCGGGGAGCGGCACGGGGAAGAGGGAGCGGGAGGCGGAGCGCGAGTCCGGAGCGGACAGCGACCCTCCCTCCTCCGCGCTCAAGGTACAACGGCCCAACAGCGAG aAGAGCGGTGATCTCCAGGATGTGAACATGGTATCTTTTTGA
- the rbbp5 gene encoding retinoblastoma-binding protein 5 isoform X1 — translation MNLELLESFGQNYPEEADGTLDCISMALTCTFNRWGTLLAVGCNDGRIVIWDFLTRGIAKIISAHIHPVCSLCWSRDGHKLVSASTDNIVSQWDVLTGDCDQRFRFPSPILKLQYHPRNLDKVLVCPMKSAPVLLTLSDSKHVVLPVDDDSDLNVVAAFDRRGEYIYTGNAKGKILVLKTDTQDLVASFRVTTGTSNTTAIKSIEFARKGSCFLINTADRIIRVYDGREILTCGRDGEPEPMQKLQDLVNRTPWKKCCFSGDGEYIVAGSARQHALYIWEKSIGNLVKILHGTRGELLLDVAWHPVRPIIASISSGVVSIWAQNQVENWSAFAPDFKELDENVEYEERESEFDIEDEDKSEPEQMGADAAEDEEVDVTSVDPIMAFCSSDEELEDYKALLYLPIAPEVEDPEENPFGPPPDAAGQTTPAEDGSSHSGGGEKKQRQPSAEGAPPKKKARTTTIELQGVPSDEVHPLLGVKGDSKSKKKTAGRPKGSKGKEKDSPFKAKLYKGDRGFPVEGEGGGGARGKVQAEAGLSAAGGLGPPSYKQLDVQGLD, via the exons ATGAACCTGGAATTGCTCG AGTCCTTCGGGCAGAATTACCCAGAG GAGGCAGATGGCACCCTGGACTGTATCAGCATGGCCCTCACCTGTACCTTTAACCGCTGGGGCACCCTGCTCGCCGTGGGCTGCAACGACGGCCGCATCGTCATCTGGGACTTTCTCACCCGCGGCATTGCCAAAATCATCAGCGCCCACATACACCCCGTCTGCTCGCTCTG CTGGAGTAGAGACGGCCACAAGCTGGTCAGTGCCTCTACCGACAACATCGTGTCCCAGTGGGACGTCCTCACAGGGGACTGTGATCAGAGGTTTCGCTTCCCCTCGCCCATCCTCAAGCTGCAGTATCATCCACGGAACCT GGACAAAGTCCTGGTGTGTCCCATGAAGTCGGCACCAGTGCTGCTCACCCTGTCGGACTCTAAACACGTGGTACTGCCCGTGGATGACGACTCGGATCTCAACGTGGTGGCAGCGTTCGACCGGCGTGGGGAGTACATATACACCGGCAACGCCAAGGGGAAG ATCCTGGTGCTGAAGACAGACACCCAGGATTTGGTGGCTTCATTTAGAGTGACCACGGGGACCAGCAACACAACTGCGATCAAGTCCATCGAGTTTGCACGCAAAGGCAG CTGCTTCCTCATCAACACGGCGGACCGGATCATCAGGGTGTACGATGGGCGAGAGATCCTGACCTGTGGACGGGACGGAGAGCCAGAGCCCATGCAGAAACTCCAGGACCTCGTCAACAG GACGCCCTGGAAGAAGTGCTGTTTCTCAGGCGACGGGGAGTACATCGTGGCCGGCTCAGCCCGCCAGCACGCCCTCTACATCTGGGAGAAGAGCATCGGGAACCTGGTGAAGATCCTGCACGGCACCCGtggggagctgctgctggacgtGGCG TGGCACCCGGTGCGACCCATCATCGCCTCCATCTCAAGCGGAGTGGTGTCCATCTGGGCCCAGAACCAAGTG GAAAACTGGAGCGCCTTCGCCCCAGACTTCAAGGAGCTGGACGAGAACGTGGAGTACGAGGAGAGGGAGTCGGAGTTCGACATCGAGGACGAGGACAAGAGCGAGCCGGAGCAGATGG GTGCAGACGCAGCGGAGGATGAGGAGGTGGATGTGACTTCGGTGGACCCCATCATGGCCTTCTGCAGCAG TgacgaggagctggaggactACAAGGCCCTGCTGTACCTGCCCATCGCGCCAGAGGTGGAGGACCCCGAAGAGAACCCCTTCGGGCCCCCGCCCGACGCGGCCGGCCAGACCACCCCCGCAGAGGACGGCTCCAGCCACTCCGGGGGCGGGGAGAAGAAGCAGCGCCAGCCCTCGGCCGAGGGGGCCCCGCCCAAGAAGAAGGCCCGCACCACCACAATCGAGCTCCAGGGCGTCCCTAGCGACG AAGTGCACCCTCTGCTGGGCGTGAAGGGTGACAGCAAGTCCAAGAAGAAGACGGCGGGCCGGCCGAAGGGATCGAAAGGTAAAGAGAAAGATTCTCCCTTTAAAGCCAAACTCTACAAGGGGGACAGAGGGTTCCCTgtggaaggagaaggaggaggcggggcgAGGGGCAAAGTGCAGGCGGAAGCGGGACTGTCCGCTGCAG
- the rbbp5 gene encoding retinoblastoma-binding protein 5 isoform X2 — translation MNLELLESFGQNYPEEADGTLDCISMALTCTFNRWGTLLAVGCNDGRIVIWDFLTRGIAKIISAHIHPVCSLCWSRDGHKLVSASTDNIVSQWDVLTGDCDQRFRFPSPILKLQYHPRNLDKVLVCPMKSAPVLLTLSDSKHVVLPVDDDSDLNVVAAFDRRGEYIYTGNAKGKILVLKTDTQDLVASFRVTTGTSNTTAIKSIEFARKGSCFLINTADRIIRVYDGREILTCGRDGEPEPMQKLQDLVNRTPWKKCCFSGDGEYIVAGSARQHALYIWEKSIGNLVKILHGTRGELLLDVAWHPVRPIIASISSGVVSIWAQNQVENWSAFAPDFKELDENVEYEERESEFDIEDEDKSEPEQMGADAAEDEEVDVTSVDPIMAFCSSDEELEDYKALLYLPIAPEVEDPEENPFGPPPDAAGQTTPAEDGSSHSGGGEKKQRQPSAEGAPPKKKARTTTIELQGVPSDEVHPLLGVKGDSKSKKKTAGRPKGSKGGLGPPSYKQLDVQGLD, via the exons ATGAACCTGGAATTGCTCG AGTCCTTCGGGCAGAATTACCCAGAG GAGGCAGATGGCACCCTGGACTGTATCAGCATGGCCCTCACCTGTACCTTTAACCGCTGGGGCACCCTGCTCGCCGTGGGCTGCAACGACGGCCGCATCGTCATCTGGGACTTTCTCACCCGCGGCATTGCCAAAATCATCAGCGCCCACATACACCCCGTCTGCTCGCTCTG CTGGAGTAGAGACGGCCACAAGCTGGTCAGTGCCTCTACCGACAACATCGTGTCCCAGTGGGACGTCCTCACAGGGGACTGTGATCAGAGGTTTCGCTTCCCCTCGCCCATCCTCAAGCTGCAGTATCATCCACGGAACCT GGACAAAGTCCTGGTGTGTCCCATGAAGTCGGCACCAGTGCTGCTCACCCTGTCGGACTCTAAACACGTGGTACTGCCCGTGGATGACGACTCGGATCTCAACGTGGTGGCAGCGTTCGACCGGCGTGGGGAGTACATATACACCGGCAACGCCAAGGGGAAG ATCCTGGTGCTGAAGACAGACACCCAGGATTTGGTGGCTTCATTTAGAGTGACCACGGGGACCAGCAACACAACTGCGATCAAGTCCATCGAGTTTGCACGCAAAGGCAG CTGCTTCCTCATCAACACGGCGGACCGGATCATCAGGGTGTACGATGGGCGAGAGATCCTGACCTGTGGACGGGACGGAGAGCCAGAGCCCATGCAGAAACTCCAGGACCTCGTCAACAG GACGCCCTGGAAGAAGTGCTGTTTCTCAGGCGACGGGGAGTACATCGTGGCCGGCTCAGCCCGCCAGCACGCCCTCTACATCTGGGAGAAGAGCATCGGGAACCTGGTGAAGATCCTGCACGGCACCCGtggggagctgctgctggacgtGGCG TGGCACCCGGTGCGACCCATCATCGCCTCCATCTCAAGCGGAGTGGTGTCCATCTGGGCCCAGAACCAAGTG GAAAACTGGAGCGCCTTCGCCCCAGACTTCAAGGAGCTGGACGAGAACGTGGAGTACGAGGAGAGGGAGTCGGAGTTCGACATCGAGGACGAGGACAAGAGCGAGCCGGAGCAGATGG GTGCAGACGCAGCGGAGGATGAGGAGGTGGATGTGACTTCGGTGGACCCCATCATGGCCTTCTGCAGCAG TgacgaggagctggaggactACAAGGCCCTGCTGTACCTGCCCATCGCGCCAGAGGTGGAGGACCCCGAAGAGAACCCCTTCGGGCCCCCGCCCGACGCGGCCGGCCAGACCACCCCCGCAGAGGACGGCTCCAGCCACTCCGGGGGCGGGGAGAAGAAGCAGCGCCAGCCCTCGGCCGAGGGGGCCCCGCCCAAGAAGAAGGCCCGCACCACCACAATCGAGCTCCAGGGCGTCCCTAGCGACG AAGTGCACCCTCTGCTGGGCGTGAAGGGTGACAGCAAGTCCAAGAAGAAGACGGCGGGCCGGCCGAAGGGATCGAAAG
- the cry3b gene encoding cryptochrome circadian regulator 3b isoform X2, with the protein MAPNSIHWFRKGLRLHDNPALREAVRGAATVRCVYFLDPWFAGSSNLGVNRWRFLLQCLEDLDASLRKLNSRLFVIRGQPANVFPRLFKEWKISRLTFEYDSEPFGKERDAAIRKLAMEAGVEVIVKTSHTLYDLDKIIELNGGQPPLTYKRFQTLISRMDPPELPVEPLSDAFMGRCVTPVGDDHGDKYGVPSLEELGFDTEGLPSAVWPGGETEALTRIERHLERKAWVANFERPRMNANSLLASPTGLSPYLRFGCLSCRLFYFKLTDLYRKVKKNSSPPLSLYGQLLWREFFYTAATNNPRFDKMEGNPICVRIPWDWNAEALAKWAEARTGFPWIDAIMTQLRQEGWIHHLARHAVACFLTRGDLWISWEEGMKVFEEMLLDADWSVNAGSWMWLSCSSFFQQFFHCYCPVGFGRRTDPNGDFIRRYLPVLRGFPAKYIYDPWNAPHSVQTAAKCIIGIHYPKPMVNHAEASRLNIERMKQIYQQLSRYRGLGLLASVPSNHNGNGNGNGNGHGNGSGHGSGNGAMMAYSPGEQQPGISTPHGATVSGVNGSSSILLNFGGDERPGPSGMQQHGYHTVSDQGQGVAGGHRLYQPSSSHEFAVPQHPGRLGHAAGSGTGKREREAERESGADSDPPSSALKVQRPNSESGDLQDVNMVSF; encoded by the exons ATGGCCCCGAATTCCATCCACTGGTTCCGGAAAGGCCTGCGTCTCCATGACAACCCAGCGCTTCGGGAGGCTGTGCGCGGAGCAGCCACAGTGCGTTGCGTCTACTTCCTAGACCCCTGGTTCGCCGGCTCCTCCAACCTCGGGGTCAACAGGTGGAG GTTCCTCCTGCAGTGCCTGGAAGACCTCGACGCCAGCCTCCGCAAGCTCAACTCTCGCCTCTTCGTGATCCGCGGCCAACCGGCTAACGTTTTCCCCCGGCTCTTCAAG GAGTGGAAGATCTCGCGCTTGACCTTTGAGTACGACTCAGAGCCGTTCGGTAAAGAGCGGGATGCTGCCATCAGGAAGCTGGCGATGGAGGCCGGGGTGGAGGTCATCGTCAAGACTTCACACACCCTCTATGATCTCGACAA gatcATTGAGCTGAATGGCGGGCAGCCCCCGCTCACCTACAAGCGCTTCCAGACCCTCATCAGCCGCATGGACCCCCCGGAGCTGCCGGTGGAGCCGCTGTCCGACGCCTTCATGGGCCGCTGTGTCACGCCTGTTGGGGACGACCACGGGGACAAGTACGGGGTGCCCTCGCTGGAGGAGCTGG GGTTCGACACAGAAGGGCTGCCATCGGCGGTGTGGCCGGGGGGCGAGACCGAGGCGCTGACCCGGATAGAGAGACACCTGGAGAGAAAG gcGTGGGTGGCGAACTTCGAGAGGCCCAGAATGAACGCCAACTCCCTGCTGGCGAGCCCCACGGGCCTGAGCCCCTATCTGCGTTTCGGCTGTCTCTCCTGCCGCCTCTTCTACTTCAAGCTGACAGACCTCTACAGGAAG GTGAAGAAGAACAGCTCTCCGCCCCTTTCCCTGTACGGCCAGCTCCTCTGGAGAGAGTTCTTCTACACGGCCGCCACCAACAACCCACGCTTCGACAAGATGGAGGGCAACCCCATCTGCGTGCGCATCCCCTGGGACTGGAACGCCGAGGCGCTGGCCAAGTGGGCCGAGGCCAGGACCGGCTTCCCCTGGATCGACGCCATCATGACCCAGCTGCGGCAGGAGGGCTGGATCCACCACCTGGCCCGGCACGCCGTGGCCTGCTTCCTGACCCGAGGAGACCTGTGGATCAGCTGGGAGGAGGGCATGAAG GTGTTTGAGGAGATGCTGCTGGATGCGGACTGGAGCGTGAACGCGGGCAGCTGGATGTggctctcctgcagctccttcttcCAGCAGTTCTTCCACTGCTATTGCCCTGTGGGCTTCGGCCGCAGGACCGACCCCAACGGAGACTTCATAAG ACGTTACTTACCTGTCCTTCGAGGTTTCCCAGCTAAGTATATCTACGACCCCTGGAACGCCCCGCACTCCGTGCAGACCGCCGCCAAGTGCATCATTGGCATCCATTACCCCAAGCCCATGGTGAACCACGCCGAGGCCAGCCGGCTCAACATCGAGAGGATGAAGCAGATCTACCAGCAGCTGTCCCGCTACCGAGGGCTAG GCCTGCTCGCCTCAGTACCTTCCAACCACAACGGGAACGGAAACGGCAACGGGAACGGTCATGGGAACGGGAGCGGTCATGGGAGCGGGAACGGCGCCATGATGGCGTACTCTCCTGGGGAGCAGCAGCCAGGCATCTCCACACCCCACG GGGCCACGGTCTCAGGGGTGAACGGGAGCAGCAGCATTTTGCTGAACTTTGGCGGCGATGAGCGGCCCGGTCCGAGCGGAATGCAGCAGCACG GCTACCACACCGTGTCAGATCAAGGCCAAGGGGTGGCTGGCGGTCACCGGCTTTACCAGCCCAGCAGTTCGCATGAATTTGCTGTGCCACAGCATCCAG GCCGCCTGGGTCACGCGGCGGGGAGCGGCACGGGGAAGAGGGAGCGGGAGGCGGAGCGCGAGTCCGGAGCGGACAGCGACCCTCCCTCCTCCGCGCTCAAGGTACAACGGCCCAACAGCGAG AGCGGTGATCTCCAGGATGTGAACATGGTATCTTTTTGA